The Bacillus sp. FJAT-27916 genomic interval GTCGATGGTGTCTTATTGACGGGCGGTATCGATATTCATCCGAAGTTTTACGGGGAGGAGCCGAGTGAAGATCTTGGCGTGACAGATGAGCGGCTCGATGAATCGGACTTTGCCATCATTAAGGAGGCAAGGAAGCATAAAAAGCCTCTCTTTGGCATTTGCCGAGGATCCCATTTAATCAATGTGGCTTTGGGCGGCACCTTACACCAGCATCTTGATGAAGAGGATCCAATTCGTAATCTCGATCACTTAACAGATGTTGAACGGCCTGTGACCGTCCATGAAGTAACCGTCGAAAAGGATACCCGTTTCTATGATATTTTGAAAAAAGATAAAGCAGAGGTAAACAGCTTCCATCACCAAGGAGTGAAAGAACTTGGCGGTGGGTTGCGATGCGCAGCTAAAGCGGAGGATGGCTTAATTGAGGCATTTGAAGGAAAAGCTGAGCCGATTATCGGCACTCAATTTCATCCAGAGGAACTGAGTGAGCATGATTTCAGTATGGAGAGATTACTGAAATATTTCGTGTCCATGTGTAAATAATAATAGATTTGCACGACGAAGCCGGGAGAGTACTCTGTACTCCCGGCCTATTCGTGCTCATCAAGGCATGTATATTCATAGTCTGTTAATCTTCTTTGACGAATCGTACAGATATGCTTTAGCGGCTTTGACTGATCTAGCAGATTAGGTAAATAGTGAGGAATCATTTCTCCTGTCCCTAAGTTATCAGAGTTTAACAGCCAAGAGATCTTTTTCCAATCGAGAATCCCTTCTGATGTCTTTCTCGGTGTTTCATAGGTAAAGTCATTCGGCATTTCTGCTAAATAAACATATAGCCCTCCATGAACCTCCTTGTCTGAATTCCATGTGACGATACCCTTAAATGCAATTTCATTTGCTGATAAAACAATTCCTGTTTCCTCTTCAACTTCTCTAATCGCACAATCAAGCGGTAGTTCGTTTTCCCTCTTTTTCCCTCCAACCCCGTTCCAAAGGCCTTGCACAGGTGCATAATCCCTGTTCAGCATCAAGATTTCGTCCTTCCTTCTCAAGAAACATACTACTTGTTTGTACATGAAATATCCTTTCGTTTACAAATATACGTATTGATCGGATTGAACTAAATGGAAGTCTCCATGAAAATATAGTAAATTAAAGAGGAAGATATTATCAAACAGGAGACTAGAACTTTATGCATAATGAAGCTAAGAAAGTGAAAGATTCTTTAACGTATTTAACTGATTTGATCCTGCCTGCTGACACGAATCATTATGGGACCGTGTTTGGTGGTAAGGTAATGGCTTATGTCGATAAAATAGCCGGTATTGCGGCGATGAGACATTGCCGGAAGCCCGTTGTAACGGCATCAGGAGATTCGCTTGATTTTCATGCTCCCATTAAGTCAGGAGAAGCCATTAATCTTGAGGCTTTTGTCACATGGGCTCATAAAACATCAATGGTCGTTTATGTGAGGGTGGAAGGAGAGAATTTGATGACAGGAGAGCGCAGACTCACTTCAGAAGCCTATTTAACGATGATTGCAGTCGATGAAGATGGGAGACCATCACCTGTACCAGCTGTCATTCCAGAAACAGATCAGGAAATCAAATTGTATAAACGTGCCGAAGAACGGTATTTTGAACGGAAAAATCAACTAAAATAGACAGGTTTGCTTCTAATATGGGCTCTTTCATCATACATGTTAGTAATGAATGATGAGGGGGATTCGCTATGCAAGGAGAAGAAAAATTGATCAAAGCCTTGTACTTATGCGGGGAAGACTGCAGCAGTACAGCCATAGAAGCATTTGCTGCAGCCAATGCAGGTGAAATAGAGCTTGCCCATAAGAAATTGAAGGAGGCGGATGACTCGTATAATTGTGGACGAGCCATCCAATTATCCATCATCAAGGATACAGATGGAAAGGGATACCGTGAAAAGGTTCTTGCTGAAAATTATTTGCTGCTTGCTATGAACATGAATAATATGGTACGGGAATATGTGAGAAGCCTATGATTTAGGATGCGCCGAATTAGATTTCAACTGCTCCATTGCCAATCTCGTTAATTCCTTCACCATTCCGCCTCCTAAGGCGCCTCCAATCCTGCCGGCATTTTCAGCCGTAATCTTCCCGTTGTAGCCATGTGACAGCGGGATGTTTTTTTCTTTTGCCACTTCATATTTTGCTTGATTAGGATCATCTGTATGGGCAATTTTTGCTTTTAGCCGGTCAAGTGCCTCTCTTGATTCAGGGACCATGATTTTCGTTTTTCTTCCCATTTATTCATCCCTCCTTTTAATGACTAAGGTATCCAGAAAGCGCTAAATTAGTCTTGTTTGGTATAATGAATCATGTCGTGTTATGAACAGAAGAGAGAAATTATAGGGGGATTAAGAGATAGATGAAATTAGTATCATGGAACGTGAATGGTTTAAGAGCGTGTGTGGGGAAAGGGTTTTTAGATGTTTTCGAAACCCTTGATGCAGACGTATTCTGTGTTCAGGAAACAAAGCTGCAGGAGGGGCAAATCACCCTTGAGCTTGAAGGGTATCATCAATATTGGAATTATGCCGTGAAGAAAGGGTATTCCGGTACGGCTGTCTTCACAAAGGAAGAGCCAATATCTGTCTCGTACGGCATTGGAAGGGATGAATATGATGTAGAGGGCAGAGCCATTACGGTCGAATTCAAAGACTATTACCTGGTGAATGTCTATGTGCCAAATTCACAGCGTGATTTAGCAAGACTTGGCTACCGCCTTACCTGGGAGAAGCTCTTGAAGGAGTATTTAGTAGGTCTTGGCGAGAAGAAGCCGGTTATCCTAACGGGTGATTTAAACGTCGCACATTCGGAAATTGATTTGAAGAATGCGAAATCCAATCGTGGAAATTCAGGATTTACGGATGAAGAAAGACAAAAGATGACGGAGCTGCTTGAAGCAGGCTTTGTGGATTCTTTCCGCCATCTGTATCCACAGTTGACGGACCATTATACATGGTGGTCATACATGAGCCGTGTTCGTGAACGCAATATCGGGTGGAGAATCGACTACTTCATCGTCCAAAGCTCCATTGCTGACAAGATTACAGAAGCAAGAATTCATTCTGATATCATGGGAAGCGACCATTGCCCTATTTCTTTAGAGATAGATTTATCATAAAAGCTTGAGCCATTTCATTTTACTGAAATGGCTTTTTTTAATAATGGGCTGGGTTTTCATTTGCAGGAGAACACTCAGTTCATGACAGCAATTTTGCATCGCTTGCATAACATTTTTTTAGTCTCCAACAGTCATCAACATTATTCCATGCTTGTTCGTAGACGCAATCCTAATCTGATTTTGTCCACAGTCTAAAGCCGCTTTCAGAGGAAAGTGGCTGCTGTTGTTTCAAGTTATCTAATGGCCGGGAGGAACGTCCGCCTCAGGTACCGCCGGTGCTTTCGGCTGATGGGCAGGCACTTTAATAAGAATGACAGCCCCAATAACAAAGAGGATGATGAGACTGAATACACCCATATTCGTTTGACCGGTCAATTGTGTCGTCACACCCATTAGGAATGGACCAGTAATAGCGGCAAACTTCCCGAAAATATTATAGAAGCCAAAAAACTCATTGGAGGATTCCTTCGGTACTAGTTTGGCAAAATAGGAGCGGCTAAGCGCCTGTATGCCACCCTGTGATGTGCCGACAAGTAAGGCTAAGATCCAGAAATCCAAGGCTGAATCCATAAAGAAGGCATAGATGCAGATGAATGTATAGATGATAATGCCGAATAAAATCATTATTTTCTCATTGTATTTTCCTGCCAGCCAGCCATAAAGAATTGAAAAAGGCGCGGCTACAACCTGGGTGACAAACAGGACAATCAGAAGGGTGGTTGAGCTTAACCCCATATCTGATCCATAGGCTGTGGACATCGTTAAGATGGTATGGACTCCGTCTATGTAGAAGAAATAGGCAAGCAGAAATAAAAACAAGCTTTTATATGATTGAATATTTTTAAACGTCAAGTACAGGCGTTTGAAACTCGTTCGGACAGGGCTTGGCACTGGGTCAATATAATAGACCTGCTCGATGTTCTTAAGAAAAGGTATCGTGAACAATCCCCACCATAAGGCAGTTATGAAGAAAGCTGCCTGCATGGCAACGGTCAATGAAAGAGGAATCAACTCCATTTGCGCAGACATAATGAGTCCAATACCAATAATAAAAGGAATCGTACTCCCGATATAGCCGGTTGCATACCCATATGCAGATGTTCGGCTCATCCGCTCCTCTGACGTAACATCCACTAAAAAGGCATCATAAAAGATGTTGGCTCCAGCAAAGCCAATGGCCGTTAAGACAAAGCAAATCAATAAGAAAATCCACTGGTCAAATGGTACGAATGCCAGAAGCATCGTAAAGAGAATACCTAATAGAAAGAAGAATGTAAAAAAGCGTTTCTTGAAGCCTTTGAAATCAGCGATGGTTCCAAGCAATGGAGCGAGAATAGAGACAAGGAGAGTGGCAATGGAATTGGCATATCCCCAATAAGCCGTTGAAGTGGAGGCGGCCAGACCAGCCTCCGATGCGGAGGCTTTAAAATAGAGCGGAAAGATAGCTGTCACGACAACAATCGAATAGGCGGAATTGGCCCAGTCATACATCGCCCAGCTTTTCTCCCGCTTCGTTAATTTCTTCATCAGATTCACTCCCTTAATCATTGGTTAAAAGCGCTTGTATGACATGTCCGTCGGTTTTGCCAAGATTTAAGCCAAGTAAGGCGGCAAGCGTAGGACCGATGTCAACTAAATTCATGGAAGAAACTGTTACACCTTGCTTGATTCCTTTTCCTGCTGCCATAAAAATAGTATGGTAGTGATCCTTTTTTGGCGAATAGCCATGGGTAGCCAATGTATGCTTCTTTTGCTGATCATGCTGATGAATCGGATTGAGGAAATCTCCGATGGCATCATCGAGAAAATAGAAGCCGCGTCTTGCCTCCAGCATAAAGGCACAATTAGGGTCAGCACCCATTGCCTCCGCCTCCTGTCCGGTTAGCACTTCTTCAATCCCATTTGCTGGATTTTGCTGCAATGAATAAAGAAAGGCTTTAACGTGGTCATATAAGGCTTTGTCATTCTTGTCATTCATATAAATATATGCTGAGCCGTCACATGATTTGCCGTATACCTTCCACTTTGTAATCTGGCCGCGTTTATTCACGTTAAGCCAGCCATTTTCCCTCAGAAGTACATTCATATGAATCGCTTTGTTTTCATCTAGTGCGCTATGGTCTCCAAGGACAATAATGGTTGTTTCCTCAAAAAGACTCTTCCGCTTTAAGGCATCCATTATCTTGCCTAGCTTGATATCGAGTCGTTTAATCGCATCTATTGCTTCCGCTGAGGAAAAGCCATGATAATGCCGCATAGAGTCTAAATCAGTGAAGTGAACCATCATCAAGGCAGGCTCGTATGTTTCAATTGTATGGACGGCTGATGCGAGTACGAAATCATCCAGCTCAGGCTGATTCAGTCCATTTCGTAACTGACCAAACCGTTTATTCAGCTCCCATTGATAGGCGGGAGTTCCGCTGAACAAAGAGACAAGCAGCTGGTTTTGCCACCAACGATTTGGAAATATCTCAGGTAAATTATAATCGATACCGGCGCGGCCTGTTACTGGCCAAAGCAGCGCAGCTGTTTTCATGTTTGCCTTTTGCGCTTCATCGTAAAGGGTCGTACCCCTCACTTTCCTACGGTACCAGTTCCAATCAGGAGAATGGCGACCGGGCTGAATGAGCGTATTATTGATAATTCCATGATTCTTTGGATATCTGCCTGTCACAATGGTTGTATGGCAGGGATAAGTTAAAGAAGGATAGATGGTTTGTACCTTTGGAGCGATAGACCCCCTGTCCAGTATGTCCTTGAAATGAGGAAGATGGCATAAATAGGGATAATCCAGAGCTGACAAGCAATCAAAGGATAGAACAAGCAATCGGTTCGTTTTTCGGTTCATTATAATCTCTCCATTGTCGTAAACGTTCTGTATTTCTATTTTACTATGACTGGAAAGAGTTGTCTGACAAAAGTTTGATTTTTACAAATAATTAATCTTGCGCAAAATATTAGGCAACTAAAGCATAAATGTTATATACTAAATTCAAATAGTATGGCACAATTAAGAAGGAGAGACGTTTATTTGTGCGTTTATCCCTTTAAATTGACAAGGTTCATACATAGAATATGTTATTAAGCCAGAAAGGAGATGAACATAAATTTGGAGAAAAGAGAAGTCGTTTATGTTGTCTCTGATTCCGTTGGAGAAACAGCAGAATTTGTGGTAAAAGCCGTTTCAACGCAATTCAATGGGGGTCATGTGGATATCAGGAGAAACTCATTCGTTCAAAGCGAAGAGGATATTGATGAGATTATTAACATGGCAAGACAGCAGAAATCAATAATTGCTTATACGATTGTTATCCCATCCTTAAAGGAATACCTGGACCGCCGGGCAGCCTTGGAGAATATCCGGGCCGTTGATTTGCTATACCCATTAATGAATGCCTTTGAAGAGAAATTTCATAAGGAGGCAACCCATCGCTCAGGCTTGATGAGACAGCTTGATGATGATTACTTCCGCAAGGTTGAAGCGGTTGAATTTGCCGTTAAATATGATGATGGAAGAGACCCTAGAGGTGTATTGAATGCCGATATTGTATTAATTGGTGTATCAAGAACCTCCAAGACACCTCTTTCCATGTATCTAGCCCATAAGAGATACAAAGTAGCCAATGTTCCCCTTGTACCTGAGGTAACTCCGCCGGAGGAACTATTTAAGATCAAAAAAAGTAAATGCTTCGGGCTTATTATTACGCCGGACAAGCTCAATGCCATTCGGAAAGAGCGGCTTAAATCTTTAGGGCTTACCTCTCAGGCCAGTTATGCAAGCTATGAGAGAATTCTTGAGGAGCTGGATTATGCCGAGAAAATAATGAAAAGGGTCGGCTGCCCTGTTATTAATGTGTCTAATAAAGCTGTTGAAGAAACAGCCAGCGTCATACTTGATATTTTAAAAAGTGAAAGGAGTTACAAATAATGACCAAATTCGTCTATCTATTCAATGAAGGAAACAGCACTATGAAGGAATTGCTTGGAGGCAAGGGTGCCAACCTGGCAGAAATGACGAACATTGGATTACCCGTACCGTTCGGGTTCACCATCAGCACGGAGGCTTGTAACTCCTATTATGAAAATGATAAAACGATTTCTTCTGAGGTTAAGACACAAATCTTAAAGGCTCTCTCTGAATTAGAGAGCATAACAGGCAAGAAATTAGGCGATCCAGCGAACCCGCTCCTTGTATCCGTTCGTTCTGGGGCTGTTTTTTCCATGCCGGGAATGATGGATACCATTTTGAATTTGGGCATGAATGCGGAAACGGTCGTCGGGATGGCCAAGCTGACGAATAATCCTCGCTTTGCTTATGATTCTTACCGCCGCTTCATTCAAATGTTCTCTGATGTTGTTTTAGGCGTTGATACTTTTTATTTTGAACAATATTTGGAGGAAACACGAGAAGAGAAAGGCTATAAGCATGATCCTGAAATGACAGCAGAGGATTGGATGGGAATCATTGAAGGCTACAAAAAAATCGTGCAAAAGCATACGAAGCAGGCCTTCCCGGAAGATCCCGAACAGCAATTATTCCTGGCTGTTAATGCTGTATTCGATTCTTGGAATAATCAGCGGGCGAAAGTGTATAGACGTTTAAACAAGATTCCTGATCATTTGGGGACTGCTGTTAATATTCAAAGTATGGTCTTTGGAAACATGGGCGAAGATTCCGGCACAGGTGTCGCCTTCACACGGAACCCTTCTACAGGTGAGCATATCTTATATGGAGAATATTTAATCAATGCCCAAGGGGAGGATGTCGTGGCAGGAATACGGACACCTGAACCCATTCAGGCATTGGAAAAGGATATGCCGGCAGTGTTCAAGCAATTTACTGATACATGTAAAAAGCTGGAGAGTCATTATTTGGACATGCAGGATATTGAATTTACGGTTGAACGCGGGAACTTATTCATTTTGCAGACAAGAAATGGGAAGCGAACTGCGCAAGCAGCCATCCGCATCGCAGTTGAAATGGAACAAGAAGGAATCATCGATAAAGAGACCGCTCTTTTGCGTGTCGATCCAGAACAGCTTGATCAGCTGCTTCACCGCCGCATAGATGATACCCACGTGCGAAAGCAGCTGGCTAAAGGTCTTCCAGCATCTCCAGGCGCGGCTACTGGTCAGGTTGTCTTTGATGCAGATGAAGCAGAACTGTTGGCTTCAGAGGGAGTGAAGGTCATTCTCGTCCGTCCGGAAACAACACCAGATGATATTCACGGAATAGTCGCATCTCAGGCGATCGTTACTAGCAGGGGCGGGATGACAAGTCATGCAGCCGTTGTTGCCCGTGGGATGGGAAAAGCCTGCATTTGCGGCTGTGATGCATTGAAGATTGATTTGAAAGAGAAGCAGTTCAAGGTTGGCGAGGTAGTCGTTAAACATAGAGAGACCATTACGATTGACGGTTCAACTGGGGAAATCATGCTTGGTGAAATACCGATGATTGAGCCTGAACTCTCCGAGGAATTTAAGACCTTATTAAAATGGGCTGATGAATTGAGAGACCTTGGTGTCAGAGCCAATGCTGATAATCCAGAAGATGCAAGAAAGGCACTTGAGTTCGGAGCGGGCGGTATCGGTCTTTGCCGGACGGAGCATATGTTTATGGATGCAAAAAGGGTTCCTTTTGTCCAAAGCATGATCTTGGCAGAAACCTTGCCTGAGCGGGAGGAAGCTCTGAGCCATCTCCTTCCGATGCAGCAGGAGGATTTTGAAGGGATATTTGAGGCAATGGAGGGAAATCCGGTGACGATTCGTCTGCTTGACCCTCCTCTGCATGAGTTCCTGCCGGACAAGGAAGAATTGCTGGTCGATGTGACAAAGCTGCAAATCATAGAACCTGATAGCTCAGAACTAGCAGAGAAAGAAGCATTATTAAAGAAAGTCCGCCAATTGGATGAGTTTAATCCAATGCTAGGTCATAGGGGCTGCCGTTTAGGAATGATTCATCCTGAAATCTATGGTATGCAAGCAAAAGCCATATTCTATGCCGTTGCATCCATCATGAAGAAGGGACTCCCTGTACAACCAGAAATCATGATTCCGCTTGTCGGACATGTGAATGAGCTTAGACAAATGAGACAGCTCGTCATTGATACGGCACAGGAGGTTGAAAAGGAAACAGGTCTTACATTCACTTATACGGTTGGAACCATGATTGAGATTCCGCGTGCGGCTTTAACAGCGGATGAAATTGCGGAGGAAGCAGATTTCTTCTCATTCGGTACAAATGATTTAACACAGACGACCTTTGGTTACAGCCGTGACGATGCGGAGGGGAAATTCCTGCAGACTTATATAGAAGAAAAGGTATTGCCTGATAACCCATTTGCGGTCCTTGATCAAAACGGGGTTGGCAAATTGGTAGAACTAGGTGTCCAATTAGGAAGAAAGGCAAAACCGGAGCTGAAAACTGGTATTTGTGGTGAACACGGAGGAGAGAAGCTTTCCATTGATTTCTGCTACAGGACAGGGCTTGATTATGTGAGCTGCTCACCATACCGTGTACCGCTTGCGAGACTGGCAGCGGCACAGGCGACTATCCGAAATCAACAATCAAAAGAAGCTGTAACGAATTAATGGCTTGAACATGAAAAGCCCTGCAAGGTACATTCCTTGCAGGGCTTTTTTGCAGATGAATGATGGAAGAAGAAAAACGAGACAAAATACTTGAAAGTCAAAGAAGGTCAGAGTATAATGAAGTCAAAGGTCAAATATAGTCAAAGTCAAACTCGGTATTAATCAGACAAACTAAGACCTTTCACTAAAACAAAAGATGAAATGAATAAAATGAAACGTAATGGAGGAGGAGTCACATATGTTATGTGAAAAATGCCAAAAAAATCAAGCAACTGTTCAAATGCAGCTCCGTATTAATGGTCATCAGGAAAATCACCATTTGTGCTCTTCTTGCTATAAAGAAGAACGACAAAAGCTGGGAACAAAGATGAATGGATTAAATATGAATGCGATGAATCCATTTTCCTTCAACCCATTTTCAAATGATTTCAATCAAGGCGGCTTTCAAATGCCTGGTCAGGAACAGCGAGCACAAGAACCGCCTCAAACCGTTCAAGGCGGCAGAGGAGGGGGATTGCTTGACCAATATGGCCGTAATCTGACACAGAATGCTAAAGCAGGTCTCATTGACCCAGTCATTGGCCGTGATAAAGAAGTAAAGCGTGTCATTGAGATCTTAAATAGACGTACGAAAAATAACCCCGTACTAATTGGTGAGCCTGGTGTAGGTAAAACAGCCATTGCCGAAGGATTGGCACTGAAGATAGCAGAGGGCAATGTGCCGGCGAAATTGAAAACGAAGGAAGTTTATTTGTTGGATGTTGCCTCACTCGTCTCCAATACAGGAATCCGCGGGCAATTTGAAGAGAGAATGAAACAGCTGATTTCCGAGCTTCAATCACGAAAGAACATCATCTTATTCATTGATGAAATTCACCAGCTTGTCGGGGCTGGGTCAGCCGAAGGATCCATGGATGCAGGAAATA includes:
- a CDS encoding gamma-glutamyl-gamma-aminobutyrate hydrolase family protein, which produces MKDKPIIGLTSNLYEIEGIESTIIYLQYSEAVKKAGGIPIIFPLGNEELAKTWISMVDGVLLTGGIDIHPKFYGEEPSEDLGVTDERLDESDFAIIKEARKHKKPLFGICRGSHLINVALGGTLHQHLDEEDPIRNLDHLTDVERPVTVHEVTVEKDTRFYDILKKDKAEVNSFHHQGVKELGGGLRCAAKAEDGLIEAFEGKAEPIIGTQFHPEELSEHDFSMERLLKYFVSMCK
- a CDS encoding acyl-CoA thioesterase, whose product is MHNEAKKVKDSLTYLTDLILPADTNHYGTVFGGKVMAYVDKIAGIAAMRHCRKPVVTASGDSLDFHAPIKSGEAINLEAFVTWAHKTSMVVYVRVEGENLMTGERRLTSEAYLTMIAVDEDGRPSPVPAVIPETDQEIKLYKRAEERYFERKNQLK
- a CDS encoding NUDIX hydrolase; its protein translation is MYKQVVCFLRRKDEILMLNRDYAPVQGLWNGVGGKKRENELPLDCAIREVEEETGIVLSANEIAFKGIVTWNSDKEVHGGLYVYLAEMPNDFTYETPRKTSEGILDWKKISWLLNSDNLGTGEMIPHYLPNLLDQSKPLKHICTIRQRRLTDYEYTCLDEHE
- a CDS encoding small, acid-soluble spore protein, alpha/beta type, producing the protein MGRKTKIMVPESREALDRLKAKIAHTDDPNQAKYEVAKEKNIPLSHGYNGKITAENAGRIGGALGGGMVKELTRLAMEQLKSNSAHPKS
- the ppdK gene encoding pyruvate, phosphate dikinase; translation: MTKFVYLFNEGNSTMKELLGGKGANLAEMTNIGLPVPFGFTISTEACNSYYENDKTISSEVKTQILKALSELESITGKKLGDPANPLLVSVRSGAVFSMPGMMDTILNLGMNAETVVGMAKLTNNPRFAYDSYRRFIQMFSDVVLGVDTFYFEQYLEETREEKGYKHDPEMTAEDWMGIIEGYKKIVQKHTKQAFPEDPEQQLFLAVNAVFDSWNNQRAKVYRRLNKIPDHLGTAVNIQSMVFGNMGEDSGTGVAFTRNPSTGEHILYGEYLINAQGEDVVAGIRTPEPIQALEKDMPAVFKQFTDTCKKLESHYLDMQDIEFTVERGNLFILQTRNGKRTAQAAIRIAVEMEQEGIIDKETALLRVDPEQLDQLLHRRIDDTHVRKQLAKGLPASPGAATGQVVFDADEAELLASEGVKVILVRPETTPDDIHGIVASQAIVTSRGGMTSHAAVVARGMGKACICGCDALKIDLKEKQFKVGEVVVKHRETITIDGSTGEIMLGEIPMIEPELSEEFKTLLKWADELRDLGVRANADNPEDARKALEFGAGGIGLCRTEHMFMDAKRVPFVQSMILAETLPEREEALSHLLPMQQEDFEGIFEAMEGNPVTIRLLDPPLHEFLPDKEELLVDVTKLQIIEPDSSELAEKEALLKKVRQLDEFNPMLGHRGCRLGMIHPEIYGMQAKAIFYAVASIMKKGLPVQPEIMIPLVGHVNELRQMRQLVIDTAQEVEKETGLTFTYTVGTMIEIPRAALTADEIAEEADFFSFGTNDLTQTTFGYSRDDAEGKFLQTYIEEKVLPDNPFAVLDQNGVGKLVELGVQLGRKAKPELKTGICGEHGGEKLSIDFCYRTGLDYVSCSPYRVPLARLAAAQATIRNQQSKEAVTN
- a CDS encoding pyruvate, water dikinase regulatory protein, whose protein sequence is MEKREVVYVVSDSVGETAEFVVKAVSTQFNGGHVDIRRNSFVQSEEDIDEIINMARQQKSIIAYTIVIPSLKEYLDRRAALENIRAVDLLYPLMNAFEEKFHKEATHRSGLMRQLDDDYFRKVEAVEFAVKYDDGRDPRGVLNADIVLIGVSRTSKTPLSMYLAHKRYKVANVPLVPEVTPPEELFKIKKSKCFGLIITPDKLNAIRKERLKSLGLTSQASYASYERILEELDYAEKIMKRVGCPVINVSNKAVEETASVILDILKSERSYK
- a CDS encoding exodeoxyribonuclease III yields the protein MKLVSWNVNGLRACVGKGFLDVFETLDADVFCVQETKLQEGQITLELEGYHQYWNYAVKKGYSGTAVFTKEEPISVSYGIGRDEYDVEGRAITVEFKDYYLVNVYVPNSQRDLARLGYRLTWEKLLKEYLVGLGEKKPVILTGDLNVAHSEIDLKNAKSNRGNSGFTDEERQKMTELLEAGFVDSFRHLYPQLTDHYTWWSYMSRVRERNIGWRIDYFIVQSSIADKITEARIHSDIMGSDHCPISLEIDLS
- a CDS encoding MFS transporter, with amino-acid sequence MKKLTKREKSWAMYDWANSAYSIVVVTAIFPLYFKASASEAGLAASTSTAYWGYANSIATLLVSILAPLLGTIADFKGFKKRFFTFFFLLGILFTMLLAFVPFDQWIFLLICFVLTAIGFAGANIFYDAFLVDVTSEERMSRTSAYGYATGYIGSTIPFIIGIGLIMSAQMELIPLSLTVAMQAAFFITALWWGLFTIPFLKNIEQVYYIDPVPSPVRTSFKRLYLTFKNIQSYKSLFLFLLAYFFYIDGVHTILTMSTAYGSDMGLSSTTLLIVLFVTQVVAAPFSILYGWLAGKYNEKIMILFGIIIYTFICIYAFFMDSALDFWILALLVGTSQGGIQALSRSYFAKLVPKESSNEFFGFYNIFGKFAAITGPFLMGVTTQLTGQTNMGVFSLIILFVIGAVILIKVPAHQPKAPAVPEADVPPGH
- a CDS encoding alkaline phosphatase family protein, with translation MNRKTNRLLVLSFDCLSALDYPYLCHLPHFKDILDRGSIAPKVQTIYPSLTYPCHTTIVTGRYPKNHGIINNTLIQPGRHSPDWNWYRRKVRGTTLYDEAQKANMKTAALLWPVTGRAGIDYNLPEIFPNRWWQNQLLVSLFSGTPAYQWELNKRFGQLRNGLNQPELDDFVLASAVHTIETYEPALMMVHFTDLDSMRHYHGFSSAEAIDAIKRLDIKLGKIMDALKRKSLFEETTIIVLGDHSALDENKAIHMNVLLRENGWLNVNKRGQITKWKVYGKSCDGSAYIYMNDKNDKALYDHVKAFLYSLQQNPANGIEEVLTGQEAEAMGADPNCAFMLEARRGFYFLDDAIGDFLNPIHQHDQQKKHTLATHGYSPKKDHYHTIFMAAGKGIKQGVTVSSMNLVDIGPTLAALLGLNLGKTDGHVIQALLTND
- a CDS encoding PTS lactose/cellobiose transporter subunit IIA codes for the protein MQGEEKLIKALYLCGEDCSSTAIEAFAAANAGEIELAHKKLKEADDSYNCGRAIQLSIIKDTDGKGYREKVLAENYLLLAMNMNNMVREYVRSL